Genomic DNA from Bacterioplanes sanyensis:
GACGTCATCGCTCAGCACACAGATAGCCCGGCGCCCATCCAAACGGCAGAGCGTCGCGGTGTCTACAGTATTGGTTATCACACCGACATGAGTCGCTTTGCGCCCGAGCATCATTTGCTGTCCATTGTGCACGATTGGGGTGCGGTCTATGAGCAGCGTATTCAGGCCGCACTGGACCAGCGCTGGCAGTCTGCAGACGTCTGGCAAGGGATGGACAGTGGCGCGGTCAATTTGACGCAAATACATAGCCAGGTGCCGGAGGCTGTTCGCCAGCGCTTAGAGAATGAGCAAGCTGCCTTATCCGCGGGCGCACAGAAGGTGTTTGCCGGCCCGATCAATAACCATCGCGGCCGTACCAAGGTGCGTGAAGGGCATGTACTGAGCGATCTTGATCTGATGCATATGGACTGGTTTGTCGAAGGCGTCAAAGGGCAGTTAAGAACACTTTAACCCCACTCCCTGCGTAGTTTTTCGCATGACGACGCAGGGTTCAGACCAATAGAGTCGTGCGCTTGGGCCTGTGATAATCGCGCTTTTGCATTGCCAGGCCCGCACCATGTCGCACCAAACACTTCTCGATCGAATTTGCCAGCACGCTCCGTCCTTGTGGGGGAGTGGCAAAGTGGCAGACTACATTCCGGCCTTGCAACGCGTTAATCCGCAGCAGTTTGGCATTGCGCTGCTGATGGCTGACGGCCAACTGTACACCGCAGGCCAGGCGCGCACTGGCTTCTCGATTCAGTCCATCTCGAAAGTATTGTCGCTGATGCTAGCGCTACAGCGCCACGGCGAGCAGTTGTGGCAGCGGGTTGGCATTGAGCCATCCGGCACCGCTTTCAATTCATTGGTGCAGCTGGAATACGAGCAAGGAAAGCCGCGCAACCCCTTCATTAACGCCGGCGCCTTGGTGGTGGTGGACGCCTTATTGGCGCGCAACGCCATGCCCGTACACACCATGCTCACCACGGTGCGCCGTCTAGCGGGTAACCCCAGCATCATCATGGATGAAGCCGTCAGTGAATCCGAGTATCAGCACCGCGAGCGCAACGCCGCCATGGCCTGGCTGATGAAGTCCTACGGTAATTTCCACAGCGATGTTGATGCCGCCTTGCGCGCTTACTTTCAGTTTTGTGCCTTGCATATGAACTGCGTTGAGCTGGTACGGGCCTTTAGTTTTTTGATGAATCAAGGCGTGTGCATGCAGTCCGGTCAACGCATCCTCAGCGCCCGCCAAACTCAGCAGATTAACGCCTTACTGCTGACCAGCGGCTTGTACGATGCCGCAGGTGATTTTGCCGTGCGCGTCGGAATGCCGGGTAAATCGGGCGTCGGCGGCGGCATTGTTGGTGCTGTGCCGGGCAAGTTCACGGTCTGCGTCTGGTCGCCAGAGCTGAACGAGTACGGAAACTCTGTAGCGGGCCTGTATGCGCTGGAGCAATTGGCCGATGAGTTAAACAGCAGCATTTTTCGCGGCTTGGGTTAGGCGAACTGACTCACCACTCTGGTATTATGGGCGGCCTTGAGTTTGCTAAAGGCCCATCATGCTGGACTACATTGAGCCCGTATTTCGCCCGCCAAGTGAAGGGCGCTCACTGATTTTTCAGGTAACCAATGGTTGCTCGTGGAATAAATGCACTTTTTGCGACATGTACACGCAACCGCAAAAGAAATTCCGCGCCCGCAGTGAAGATGAAGTGCTGGAGGAAATTCGCCAAGCCAAAAGCCTGGGGCCGCGCTTCGAGAAAGTTTTTTTGGCCGATGGTGACGCCATGGTGCTGCCAACCCATCGCCTGGCCAATATCCTGCTCGCCATTCGACAACACCTGCCCTGGGTGAAGCGTGTCGGCGCTTATTGTTTGCCTCGCAATGCGCGCAAAAAAAGCGCGCAAGATTTGGCCAACTTGCAAGCCTTAGGCTTGGGTATTCTGTACGTTGGCGCCGAAAGCGGTGACGATCAGGTGCTGCAGTTTATCAACAAAGGCGAAACCTACGGCTCAACACTGGGCGCACTGCAAAAAATTCATCAAGCCGGCATTAAAAGCTCGGTCATGATTTTAAATGGCATGGGCGGCGTGCGTTACAGTGAGCAGCATGCGATTAACTCAGCAAAGTTAATGAATGATGCTCAGCCTGATTTTTTATCCACCCTGGTGGTGAGTTATCCACTTGGTGACGAGCGGGTGCGCGATGGCTTTAACGGTGACTATGAACTGCCGGATCAAATGGCACTGTTTCAGGAGTTACGACTGCTAATCGACACATTGGAATTAAACAACACCGTTTTTCGCAGCGACCATGCCTCAAATTATCTACCACTAAGAGGCACACTGGGGGCGGATAAAACCCAGTTTTTGCAGCAGCTAGACGCGGCAATGAGCGGGCGCATTGCGCTGCGCCAAGAATGGCAACGAGGGCTTTAATGGATCTTTCAAACTTGCAACAACAAATAGGTTTGCAGGCAACCGCCAAGCAACCACCGCTAGAGCAGTGGCAGCCCGAACTGAGCGGCGATATCGATATCGAAATCCACAGCGATGGCGGCTGGTGGCATCAAGGCTCAGCCTTTGAGCGCCAAGATTTAGTGCGTTTGTTCGCTTCTATTTTACGGCGCGAAGGCGATGAATATTTCCTGGTAACACCGGTTGAGAAATGGCGCATTCAAGTCGAAGATCGGCCATTTGTTGTTACCTTGATTGAAGCCGACGCCGATGGCATTGAGTTTGTTACCAATGTCGGCGATAGCGGCCGCATTGGCCCTGAGCACCCGCTGCGTTTAAGTTATCGCCAAGGGGAGGCTGAGCCGCTACCCGAGGTATTAATACGCCATGACTTATGGGCACGCTTATCCCGCAATGCCTTTTACGAGCTGGTAGAGCACGCGGTGGAAATAGACGGGCAGTGGCGTATTCTCAGCGATGGAGAAAGCTTTGCCTTGGTTGTTGCTGAATAACACCAATACGCTGCTTATCCGTACGAAAGAATAAAAACACTGAAAAGCTTAATAGTGACGGCCTTTTTAAGGTTGTGTGCACTGGTACGCAGTCGCTATAAAGGGCTTGAGTTAAGTTACGCGCCTGATAAAAATAGGCCTTCATCTATAGCTGGCAGAGGTCTGCCCAATTCATGTTTTGCTGGCGCAGTGTATTGCTGCTGATTTGACGAATTGAACCCATCTGCCGACCCAAGGATGATCATCGGCTTATTAGCCAAAAAACTGCGTTTATATACGCTGAAACTGCTTTTAAATAGGGATATTTCTATGAAAAAACTACTCTCCATTGGCTTAGCTGTTGCTCTTTCTGCATGCGGCGGCGACAGCGGAGGAAGCTCTGGCGGAAACGATCCGGTTGACCCAGGTAATCCAGATCCGACCAATCCAACAATACCTACAGATCCAACAGCACCTATAGATCCTGGCCAGCCATCCGACGCATCTGTGTCATCAATACCAGGCCATCAATGGCACAATGCATTTCAAGTATCGACGGGAAGCGCTCGCAACCCGACGGTTTCGACCGATGGCAACACGTCGTTAGTGGCCTGGGTAGAAGAGGTAGAAGGCATAAAGCAGGTGCGAGCAACGCTATTTGAGGCTGATTTGCCAGAGTCGCAGCATCGAGCCGATACCTTGACCATTCTAACCATCAGCAATGCAACATCATCTGTCGATGATTCAAATTGGTTTTTGGATGATGTTTGGGAAGGTGGCAAAAAGTACGCTAAAAATTCCGTTTCTTCAGCGTTAAGTGATGGCCAGGCACACCTGGCTTGGTCAGAGTCTGGAGCGCTAATGGCGGCGACTTATAATCGAGTGTCAGCCAGCTGGGATGTTGCCGACCTGGGCCTAAGTGATGCTGCTTATTACCACGCGATGACGGACAAAGGTGAGCTGGTGGCGGTTGCTGGCGATCGCTTGTATGTGGCGCGCTACGACGCTGCCACTGCCAGCTGGACAGTATCGGACAGCATTGACGATGACCTAGTTACTCAGGCCGGCATGTCTGTTCTCCGCGAGAATGGCGCGATTCAAATCGCTTATATCAAGTCGGGAGGAGCTGGGAACCAACTCATTATGGCGACCGTGGCGCCACAAACTCTGGAGCCTTCGCTCAGTCTTGTCGCAGATACCGATGCGACTAAAAAATCACCGGCACTGACCTTTTATGGCGGCGAGTATTATCTGGCTTGGCGTCAACCCTTAGTCGCGAATGAGCACGGGTTAGTATATGCAAGAAGCACCGGTATAGCCTGGCAGGAAACTGTTGTCGATGGTGCAATAGCTATGGATCTGGACTTGGTGGTCGCTGATGATGGTGTCCACTTGCTTTGGACGGACGAGGATTACAGTAATAAGGCGTATAGTCACTTGATCGCGACACACCTTCAGGCAGGCCAATATGGCGACTTTAAGATTTTGGACGACTTTGGTTCAGAGGAGCCCATCGCTGTGCCTGTCGATGGCGGCATCGCGATGATGGTTGGCCAAAATGGCGGCCGGGGCATTGTGCCGATCAGTTACAGCGAAGCTGACGGTGAGTGGGGTATGGGCGACGAAGTTTGCATTGTTTTACAATACAGCGGCTGGAGCAGTTGCCAAGACGGCGATGGCGACCTTGGCTTCGCCATATCCGGTGAACGTGGTGTTGTGAGCTGGGTGTCAGGTGACAGAGATATTTATATAAGTACTGCTAAAAATTAACTTGCTTAAAGAGCATTCTTAGCGAGTCACTTAAAATAAAAAAACCGCGCACTGCGCGGTTTTTTTATTGAGCAACTTACATGTTCGGATAGTTTGGACCACCGCCACCTTCCGGCGTTACCCAGGTAATATTCTGGGCTGGGTCTTTAATATCACAAGTTTTACAATGCACGCAGTTTTGTGAATTGATCTGGAAGCGTTTTTCGCCGCTTTCATCCTCAACCACTTCGTATACACCAGCAGGGCAGTAGCGCTGCGCTGGCTCGTCATACATTGGCAAGTTAGATGCCAGAGGAATGCTGGCGTCTTTTAATTGTAAATGGCACAGCTGATCTTCAGCGTGGTTAACGTTGCCGATAAACACCGAGTCCAGTTTATTGAAGCTCAAAACACCATCTGGTTTTGGGTAAACAATTTTCTTGCATTCAGCCGCTGGCTTAAGCATGTCATGGTCTGCGGTGATGTCGTGCAGCGTGACCGGCATCGGGAAGATATTTTGGTCAATAAAGTTAAACGCAGCGCCACCGAAGGTGCCAAATTTGTGCATGGCTGGGCCAAAGTTGCGGCTGCGATGCAGCTCTTCATAAGCCCAAGACTGCTCGAACGATGCCGTAAATTCGGTCAGTTCGTCATTGGCGCGACCGGCTTTCAGAGCTTTGTACAGCTCTTCAGCAGCAATCATGCCGCTCTTCATCGCGGTGTGAGTGCCTTTAATTTTGGCAAAGTTCAAGGTGCCAGCATCACAGCCTACGATCAGGCCACCCGGGAACGTCATTTTCGGCAAACAGTTGAGGCCGCCTTTGGTGATAGCACGAGCACCGTAAGAGACACGCTTACCGCCTTCCAGATATTGCTTGATCACCGGGTGGTGCTTCATGCGCTGGAATTCATCGAACGGGCTCAGGTGTGGGTTGGAGTAGGATAAATCGGTAATCAGACCCACCACCACTTGGTTGTTTTCATCGTGATACAAGAAGAAACCGCCGGTAGAGCCAGACTCATTCAATGGCCAGCCAGTGCCGTGCAGTACCAAGCCAGGCTTGGACTTGGCCGGGTCGATGTCCCACAGCTCTTTGATACCAATGCCATAATGCTGCGGATCTTTACCTGCATCGAGCTTAAACTCGCTGATCAGGTTTTTGCCCAGGTGGCCGCGACAGCCTTCGGCGAAGATGGTGTATTTGGCGCGCAGTTCCATGCCCGGCATGTAGGTGTCTTTTTGCTCACCTTCAGCACTGATACCCATGTCACCCGTGACGATGCCTTTTACTTGGCCTTCTTCAACGATGTAGCTGGCAGCGGGGAAGCCTGGGTAGATTTCTACGCCAACGTTTTCCGCTTGCTCGCCCAACCAGCGGCATACATTACCCAGCGAGACAATGTAGTTGCCGTCGTTATGCATCGGCTTTGGAATGCTCCAGCCCGGTGCTTGAATGGCTTTTTCAGCGCTGGTCATGAAGTAGACTTCGTCTTCAGTTACCGCGGTGTTGAGCGGGGCACCCAGCTCTTTCCAGTCGGGGAACAGTTCCGTGAGAGCGCGATCTTCGATCACTGCACCGGACAAAATGTGGGCGCCAATTTCTGAGCCTTTTTCTACCAAGCAAACAGAAATTTCATCACCAGCCTCATTTGCCAGCTGCTTAATACGAATGGCAGTCGACAGGCCGGCAGGACCGCCGCCAACGATGACCACATCGTATTCCATCACTTCACGTTGCATATCTTTCTCCTCAAGCATCAAGGGGAGCGCAGAGCTCACGGTGCTCGCAAAACCCGCTCACTGCGTGTGTTTTCTTGTATCAAACGAGCGTTTGAATTTCTTGCATTATACGACTCAAGCCTGCACTGGCAACTGCTTTGCTGAGGCGATTGCGGATAAAACAGCCGTTATCAAACCCGGATTGCTCCGAAGGTATCCCACATCGGCGATAAAAACGCCTGCAGCATAGAGCATGATAACGATCAGCGCAGGCTGCCATGGTACTGATTTACGGCAACTACCTATTCGCCGACACTGGCTAGCACGTACGCTATTGACGCTGTCAGCAAAGCGCCCAATAATGTGCCGCGCTGGAAAGGGTGCCCGCGTGTGACGGCATCATCGTTGCGGAGAGGTATTCGCGCCCTTTGTTCATCCACTTGAGAAAAACGAGGAATCTATGAAGGTTCTTGTCGCTGTAAAACGCGTGATCGACTACAACGTGAAAGTCCGCGTTAAGCCAGACAACTCAGACGTCGACTTGGCCAACGTCAAGATGGCGATGAACCCATTCTGTGAAATCGCAGTCGAAGAAGCGGTTCGTCTGAAAGAAAAAGGCGTTGCTACTGAGGTGGTTGTGGTTTCCATCGGCCCGAAAGTGGCGCAGGAGCAAATTCGTACCGCTCTGGCACTGGGCGCAGATCGCGGCATCCTGATTGAGACCGAAGAAAAGCTGGAATCCTTGAGCGTTGCCAAATTGCTGAAAGGCGTGGTTGAAAAAGAGCAGCCTCAGTTGGTACTGATGGGCAAGCAAACCATCGACAGCGACAACAACCAAACTGGCCAGATGCTGGGCGCACTGACCGGCATGGCGCAAGGCACGTTCGCTTCAGAAGTCACTGTTGATGGTGACAAAGTGAATGTGGTTCGTGAAATCGACGGCGGCTTGCGCACTGTAGCGCTGAACCTGCCAGCCATCGTTACCACCGACCTGCGCCTGAACGAACCACGCTACGCATCGCTGCCAAACATCATGAAAGCGAAGCGCAAGCCGTTGGATGTCACCACGCCAGCCGATCTGGGTGTGACCATGACGTCTAGCCAGTCTCTGGTCAAAGTGACTCCGCCTGCCGAGCGCGAAGCCGGCATCAAGGTTGCCAGCGTCAGTGAGCTGGTTGAGAAACTGAAAAACGAAGCCAAAGTGCTGTAAGAGGGTGGGTGTAATGGCAATTTTAGTAATCGCAGAACACGATAACGCCACTCTGAAAGGCGCAACTCTGAACACCATCACGGCAGCCAAAGCCATCGGCGGCGACATCGACGTACTGGTCGCTGGCAGCGGTTGTGGTGCAGTCGCAGAAGCGGCAGCCAAAGTGGACGGCGTTGCCAAAGTGCTGGTGGCAGACAATGCTGCTTATGAGCACCAAGCCGCCGAAAACCTGGGTGCGCTGGTAGCCGATCTGGGCAAAAACTACAGCCACGTGCTGGCTGCAGCGACCACTACCGGTAAAGACTTCCTGCCTCGCGCAGCGGCCTTGCTGGACGTCAACATGCTGTCTGAAGTGATCGCCGTAGAAGACGCAGAAACCTTTGCTCGTCCTATCTATGCCGGTAACGCCATCGCAACGGTTAAATCATCCGATGCGATTAAAGTTCTGACAGTGCGCGGTACTGCATTTGACGCAGCAGCAGCCGAAGGCGGCAGCGCCAGCGTT
This window encodes:
- a CDS encoding DUF1285 domain-containing protein; the protein is MDLSNLQQQIGLQATAKQPPLEQWQPELSGDIDIEIHSDGGWWHQGSAFERQDLVRLFASILRREGDEYFLVTPVEKWRIQVEDRPFVVTLIEADADGIEFVTNVGDSGRIGPEHPLRLSYRQGEAEPLPEVLIRHDLWARLSRNAFYELVEHAVEIDGQWRILSDGESFALVVAE
- a CDS encoding electron transfer flavoprotein subunit beta/FixA family protein; its protein translation is MKVLVAVKRVIDYNVKVRVKPDNSDVDLANVKMAMNPFCEIAVEEAVRLKEKGVATEVVVVSIGPKVAQEQIRTALALGADRGILIETEEKLESLSVAKLLKGVVEKEQPQLVLMGKQTIDSDNNQTGQMLGALTGMAQGTFASEVTVDGDKVNVVREIDGGLRTVALNLPAIVTTDLRLNEPRYASLPNIMKAKRKPLDVTTPADLGVTMTSSQSLVKVTPPAEREAGIKVASVSELVEKLKNEAKVL
- a CDS encoding radical SAM protein, encoding MLDYIEPVFRPPSEGRSLIFQVTNGCSWNKCTFCDMYTQPQKKFRARSEDEVLEEIRQAKSLGPRFEKVFLADGDAMVLPTHRLANILLAIRQHLPWVKRVGAYCLPRNARKKSAQDLANLQALGLGILYVGAESGDDQVLQFINKGETYGSTLGALQKIHQAGIKSSVMILNGMGGVRYSEQHAINSAKLMNDAQPDFLSTLVVSYPLGDERVRDGFNGDYELPDQMALFQELRLLIDTLELNNTVFRSDHASNYLPLRGTLGADKTQFLQQLDAAMSGRIALRQEWQRGL
- a CDS encoding electron transfer flavoprotein subunit alpha/FixB family protein, producing MAILVIAEHDNATLKGATLNTITAAKAIGGDIDVLVAGSGCGAVAEAAAKVDGVAKVLVADNAAYEHQAAENLGALVADLGKNYSHVLAAATTTGKDFLPRAAALLDVNMLSEVIAVEDAETFARPIYAGNAIATVKSSDAIKVLTVRGTAFDAAAAEGGSASVEAVDATHELGLSAFVGEELAKSDRPELTAANVVVSGGRGMQNGDNFEMLYKVADKLGAAVGASRAAVDAGFVPNDMQVGQTGKIVAPNLYIAVGISGAIQHLAGMKDSKVIVAINKDEEAPIFQVADYGLVADLFEAVPELENAL
- a CDS encoding electron transfer flavoprotein-ubiquinone oxidoreductase; the encoded protein is MQREVMEYDVVIVGGGPAGLSTAIRIKQLANEAGDEISVCLVEKGSEIGAHILSGAVIEDRALTELFPDWKELGAPLNTAVTEDEVYFMTSAEKAIQAPGWSIPKPMHNDGNYIVSLGNVCRWLGEQAENVGVEIYPGFPAASYIVEEGQVKGIVTGDMGISAEGEQKDTYMPGMELRAKYTIFAEGCRGHLGKNLISEFKLDAGKDPQHYGIGIKELWDIDPAKSKPGLVLHGTGWPLNESGSTGGFFLYHDENNQVVVGLITDLSYSNPHLSPFDEFQRMKHHPVIKQYLEGGKRVSYGARAITKGGLNCLPKMTFPGGLIVGCDAGTLNFAKIKGTHTAMKSGMIAAEELYKALKAGRANDELTEFTASFEQSWAYEELHRSRNFGPAMHKFGTFGGAAFNFIDQNIFPMPVTLHDITADHDMLKPAAECKKIVYPKPDGVLSFNKLDSVFIGNVNHAEDQLCHLQLKDASIPLASNLPMYDEPAQRYCPAGVYEVVEDESGEKRFQINSQNCVHCKTCDIKDPAQNITWVTPEGGGGPNYPNM
- the glsB gene encoding glutaminase B, with amino-acid sequence MSHQTLLDRICQHAPSLWGSGKVADYIPALQRVNPQQFGIALLMADGQLYTAGQARTGFSIQSISKVLSLMLALQRHGEQLWQRVGIEPSGTAFNSLVQLEYEQGKPRNPFINAGALVVVDALLARNAMPVHTMLTTVRRLAGNPSIIMDEAVSESEYQHRERNAAMAWLMKSYGNFHSDVDAALRAYFQFCALHMNCVELVRAFSFLMNQGVCMQSGQRILSARQTQQINALLLTSGLYDAAGDFAVRVGMPGKSGVGGGIVGAVPGKFTVCVWSPELNEYGNSVAGLYALEQLADELNSSIFRGLG